From Streptomyces griseorubiginosus, one genomic window encodes:
- a CDS encoding acyltransferase: MTQDYAAGQREAAAPPKAPGRDRYLDLLRSLALVRVVLYHLFGWAWLTVLFPSMGVMFALAGSLMARSLNRPALSVIRGRIRRLLPPLWAFSAVVLPLMFVGGWRLSEDPDHSGTWGLLELVNYVIPIGAPPYPWEVGFPKDLLESTWADQAVGPLWYLRAYLWFVLASPLLLWAFRRVPWATLLAPLALTAVVGTGVVSIPGELGNAVTDFAVYGSCWVLGFAHHEGVLAKVPRYLAVSGSVLVMAFGLWWASGHLGPEGWDLNDIPLAQAAWSFGFVVILLQYSPSWQELPGRLARWDKLVTLSNNRAVTIYLWHNMLIMATVPLIDLAYRLPFMQSDRAVAALDATDTVWMFFLVWPLIGLAILAFGWIEDLAAKRRPRLWPNGAKRGRAA; this comes from the coding sequence ATGACGCAGGATTACGCGGCCGGTCAGCGGGAGGCGGCGGCGCCCCCGAAGGCGCCCGGCCGGGACCGCTACCTCGACCTGCTCCGCTCCCTCGCCCTGGTCCGGGTGGTCCTGTACCACCTCTTCGGCTGGGCGTGGCTGACCGTGCTGTTCCCGTCGATGGGCGTGATGTTCGCGCTGGCGGGCTCGCTGATGGCGCGCTCGCTGAACCGTCCGGCGCTGAGCGTGATCAGGGGCCGGATCCGCCGACTGCTGCCCCCGCTGTGGGCGTTCAGCGCGGTGGTGCTGCCGTTGATGTTCGTGGGCGGCTGGAGGCTCTCGGAGGACCCGGACCACAGCGGCACCTGGGGCCTGCTGGAGCTGGTCAACTACGTCATCCCGATCGGGGCGCCGCCGTACCCCTGGGAGGTCGGCTTCCCGAAGGACCTGCTGGAGAGCACCTGGGCGGACCAGGCGGTGGGCCCGCTCTGGTACCTCCGCGCCTACCTGTGGTTCGTCCTGGCGTCACCGCTGCTGCTGTGGGCGTTCCGCAGGGTGCCGTGGGCGACGCTGCTCGCTCCGCTGGCGCTGACGGCGGTCGTGGGCACGGGAGTCGTGTCGATCCCCGGCGAACTCGGCAACGCGGTCACCGACTTCGCGGTCTACGGCAGCTGCTGGGTGCTCGGTTTCGCGCACCACGAGGGAGTGCTGGCGAAGGTCCCGCGCTATCTCGCCGTGTCCGGATCGGTCCTGGTGATGGCGTTCGGGCTGTGGTGGGCGTCCGGCCACCTCGGCCCCGAGGGCTGGGACCTGAACGACATCCCGCTGGCCCAGGCGGCCTGGTCCTTCGGTTTCGTGGTGATCCTGCTCCAGTACTCCCCGTCGTGGCAGGAACTCCCCGGCCGTCTGGCCCGCTGGGACAAGCTGGTGACCCTCTCCAACAACCGGGCCGTCACCATCTACCTCTGGCACAACATGCTCATCATGGCCACGGTCCCGCTCATCGACCTGGCCTACCGCCTGCCCTTCATGCAGAGCGACCGCGCGGTGGCGGCACTGGACGCGACGGACACGGTGTGGATGTTCTTCCTGGTCTGGCCGCTGATCGGGCTGGCGATCCTGGCGTTCGGGTGGATCGAGGACCTGGCGGCTAAGCGGCGGCCGCGGTTGTGGCCGAACGGGGCGAAGCGGGGGCGCGCGGCCTGA
- a CDS encoding LysR family transcriptional regulator, protein MPAPRPVPDPHHLDPRLLRAFLAVADELHFTRAAARLYVAQQALSRDVRRLERELGAELFVRTTRQVTLTGDGERLVPYARRALDAQDALLAAFAQARPLLVDLNFPDQATARSVLLRARELAPDLELMARYESGLTGAAGELLAGRLDASFGRFTGLDPALRAGLDHQPVRYEPMAVVLPEDHRLAGLERVPLAALEGETVYAGAGNPRTPEWTDLARRLFEDRGIAIAPPVPLAVGEEEFQRIMAKTRNPILAVVDFPAMPATVLRPLVDPVPLSPVSLVWRKGLVHPAFDVLRRAAIELSVERDWLRRPADGWIPATDVHDMHPRD, encoded by the coding sequence ATGCCCGCGCCCCGCCCGGTCCCCGACCCCCACCACCTCGATCCGCGTCTCCTGCGTGCCTTCCTCGCCGTCGCCGACGAACTTCACTTCACGCGGGCCGCGGCCCGGCTCTACGTCGCCCAGCAGGCGCTCAGTCGTGATGTACGGCGGCTGGAGCGCGAGCTCGGCGCGGAGCTGTTCGTGCGCACCACCCGACAGGTCACCCTGACCGGCGACGGCGAACGACTGGTGCCGTACGCCCGCCGCGCCCTGGACGCCCAGGACGCACTGCTCGCCGCCTTCGCGCAGGCCCGCCCCCTGCTGGTGGACCTGAACTTCCCCGACCAGGCCACCGCCCGGAGTGTCCTGCTCAGAGCCCGCGAACTCGCCCCCGACCTGGAGCTGATGGCCCGCTACGAGAGCGGCCTGACGGGTGCGGCGGGGGAGCTGCTGGCCGGCCGCCTGGACGCCTCCTTCGGACGGTTCACCGGCCTGGACCCGGCGCTGCGGGCGGGCCTCGACCACCAGCCCGTGCGCTACGAGCCCATGGCGGTCGTCCTGCCCGAGGACCACCGGCTGGCCGGCCTGGAGCGGGTCCCGCTCGCCGCGCTGGAGGGCGAGACGGTGTACGCCGGGGCGGGGAATCCGCGCACTCCGGAATGGACCGATCTCGCTCGTCGGCTGTTCGAAGACCGGGGCATCGCGATCGCGCCGCCGGTCCCCCTCGCGGTCGGCGAGGAGGAGTTCCAGCGGATCATGGCGAAGACCCGGAACCCGATTCTGGCCGTCGTGGATTTTCCGGCCATGCCTGCCACGGTGCTGCGTCCGCTGGTCGACCCGGTGCCGCTGTCGCCGGTGTCGTTGGTGTGGCGCAAGGGGTTGGTGCACCCCGCGTTCGACGTCCTCCGGCGGGCCGCAATCGAATTGTCCGTCGAACGTGACTGGCTCCGAAGGCCTGCCGATGGATGGATTCCAGCCACCGATGTGCACGATATGCACCCCCGCGATTGA
- a CDS encoding MFS transporter codes for MPRPSRPTPTPRPTPTPTLTADALVIVDFSPRGRGPRTPGPYRRLLATPGARAFTIGNLLARVPMGMFSVSAVVMIAGTRGSYALAGAVTAAGLGATAVVAPWTARLVDRYGQAKIAVPATLLAALGSLALLLCVRLGAPAWTLFVSYAATATTPNLGGMSRARWAHLLDGDETALHVANSFEQAVDEACFMLGPVLAAFLCTTFFPEAGTLVGVALLVTGALLFAAQRATEPPVRERFPSKATSNAPSKAPFRAPGIPPLLAVCLAMGAVFGSMEVVTLAFADAQGHRSAAGVVLALQAAGSCAAGLVYGATRRSGPVEDRYVWCITAMTALLTLPLLAAALTGSLLVLAAALLLAGMATAPTMVTGMTLVQRRTPPGRLNEGMTLAVTGLLGGIACGSAAGGWTVEHVSPVAGYGVPVTAAAAALMIALAAHRVPGASRRRTDPSSNRFT; via the coding sequence ATGCCGCGACCGAGTCGACCGACACCCACACCCAGGCCCACACCCACCCCCACCCTGACCGCCGACGCGCTCGTCATCGTCGACTTCAGCCCCCGGGGCCGGGGCCCCCGCACCCCCGGCCCCTACCGCCGTCTTCTCGCCACCCCCGGCGCCCGCGCCTTCACCATCGGGAATCTCCTGGCCCGCGTCCCCATGGGCATGTTCAGCGTCAGCGCGGTCGTCATGATCGCCGGGACGCGTGGGTCGTACGCTCTCGCCGGCGCCGTCACCGCGGCCGGTCTCGGCGCCACCGCGGTCGTCGCCCCGTGGACCGCGCGGCTCGTCGACCGATACGGACAAGCCAAGATCGCCGTACCGGCCACGCTGCTCGCCGCGCTGGGTTCGCTCGCGCTGCTGCTCTGCGTGCGCCTCGGGGCGCCGGCCTGGACACTCTTCGTGTCGTACGCCGCCACCGCCACGACCCCCAACCTCGGCGGTATGTCCCGGGCCCGCTGGGCCCACCTCCTCGACGGCGACGAGACGGCGCTGCATGTCGCGAACTCCTTCGAGCAGGCCGTGGACGAGGCGTGCTTCATGCTGGGCCCGGTGCTCGCGGCCTTCCTGTGCACCACGTTCTTCCCGGAGGCGGGCACGCTGGTCGGGGTGGCGCTGCTGGTGACGGGCGCACTCCTGTTCGCCGCCCAGCGTGCGACGGAACCGCCGGTCCGGGAGCGGTTCCCCTCGAAGGCCACCTCGAACGCCCCCTCGAAGGCCCCCTTCCGCGCCCCCGGCATCCCGCCCCTCCTCGCCGTGTGTCTCGCCATGGGAGCCGTCTTCGGGTCCATGGAGGTCGTCACGCTCGCCTTCGCCGACGCGCAGGGGCACCGGTCCGCGGCCGGGGTCGTACTCGCGCTTCAGGCGGCCGGGTCGTGTGCGGCGGGGCTGGTCTACGGGGCGACACGCAGGAGCGGCCCCGTCGAGGACCGCTACGTGTGGTGCATCACCGCCATGACCGCCCTGCTGACGCTCCCCCTGCTGGCCGCCGCCCTCACCGGCTCCCTGCTCGTCCTGGCCGCCGCGCTGCTCCTCGCGGGGATGGCGACCGCCCCGACGATGGTCACCGGGATGACCCTGGTCCAGCGGCGCACCCCGCCCGGCCGCCTCAACGAGGGCATGACCCTGGCGGTGACCGGACTGCTCGGCGGGATCGCCTGCGGAAGCGCGGCCGGCGGCTGGACGGTGGAGCACGTCTCGCCGGTGGCGGGCTACGGCGTCCCGGTCACGGCGGCCGCGGCCGCTCTGATGATCGCCCTCGCCGCCCACCGGGTCCCGGGCGCGTCACGCCGACGAACGGACCCGTCGTCGAATCGCTTCACCTGA
- a CDS encoding glycosyltransferase, with protein MASRTRRPGAAPGAPDGSRRRRLPMRLLLPVLVLVALMAMLMLRGYVHSEILADHRIQPEASSDKVPEKIIDGGPVIDTRSGKATSLKMPDRRIVLTFDDGPDPTWTPRVLDVLKKHHAHAVFFVTGTMSSRYPDLVKRMVDEGHEVGLHTFNHPDLSFQSKKRIDWELSQNQLALAGAAGIRTSLFRPPYSSFADAMDNKSWPVTEYIGTRGYITVVNNTDSEDWQKPGVRKIISNATPKNGKGAIVLMHDSGGDRHQTVQALDRFLPDMADKGYEFDNLTEALDAPSAHTTVAGPELWKGKAWIFLVQASEHITDVLVVGLAIIGSLVIGRFVLMLLLSGVHARRVRRKDFRWGEPVVEPVSVLVPAYNEAKCIENTVRSLMASEHPIEVLVIDDGSSDGTARIVEAMGLPNVRVVRQLNAGKPAALNRGLANARYDIVVMMDGDTVFEPSTVRELVQPFGDPRVGAVAGNAKVGNRDSLIGAWQHIEYVMGFNLDRRMYDILRCMPTIPGAVGAFRRSALERVGGMSDDTLAEDTDITMAMHRDGWRVVYAEKARAWTEAPESVQQLWSQRYRWSYGTMQAIWKHRRALVERGPSGRFGRVGLPLVSLFMVVAPLLAPLIDVFLLYGVVFGPTQKTIVAWLGVLAIQLVCAAYAFRLDRERMTHLISLPLQQILYRQLMYVVLLQSWITALTGGRLRWQKLRRTGVVEAPGGPVPRQRARSESDERRPVG; from the coding sequence ATGGCATCCCGCACCCGCCGCCCGGGGGCCGCGCCTGGAGCCCCCGACGGCTCCAGGCGTCGCCGCCTGCCCATGCGCCTGTTGCTGCCCGTGCTCGTGCTCGTCGCCCTGATGGCGATGCTGATGCTGCGCGGGTACGTCCACAGCGAGATCCTCGCCGACCACCGCATCCAGCCCGAGGCCTCCTCCGACAAGGTGCCGGAGAAGATCATCGACGGCGGCCCGGTGATCGACACCCGCAGCGGCAAGGCCACCAGCCTGAAGATGCCGGACCGCCGGATCGTCCTCACCTTCGACGACGGCCCGGACCCGACCTGGACCCCCAGGGTCCTGGACGTCCTGAAGAAACACCACGCGCACGCGGTCTTCTTCGTCACCGGCACCATGAGCTCCCGCTACCCGGACCTGGTCAAGCGCATGGTCGACGAGGGCCACGAGGTCGGCCTGCACACCTTCAACCACCCCGACCTGTCCTTCCAGTCGAAGAAGCGCATCGACTGGGAGCTCTCCCAGAACCAGCTCGCCCTCGCCGGCGCGGCCGGGATCCGCACCTCGCTCTTCCGCCCGCCGTACTCCTCCTTCGCCGACGCCATGGACAACAAGTCCTGGCCGGTCACCGAGTACATCGGCACCCGCGGCTACATCACCGTCGTCAACAACACCGACAGCGAGGACTGGCAGAAGCCCGGCGTCCGCAAGATCATCAGCAACGCCACGCCGAAGAACGGCAAGGGCGCGATCGTCCTGATGCACGACTCCGGCGGCGACCGCCACCAGACCGTCCAGGCCCTCGACCGCTTCCTGCCGGACATGGCGGACAAGGGCTACGAGTTCGACAACCTCACCGAGGCCCTCGACGCCCCCAGCGCGCACACCACGGTCGCCGGACCCGAGCTGTGGAAGGGCAAGGCCTGGATCTTCCTGGTCCAGGCCTCCGAGCACATCACCGACGTCCTCGTCGTCGGGCTCGCGATCATCGGCTCCCTGGTCATCGGCCGCTTCGTGCTGATGCTGCTGCTCTCGGGCGTGCACGCGCGCAGGGTGCGCCGCAAGGACTTCCGCTGGGGAGAGCCGGTGGTGGAGCCGGTCTCGGTGCTGGTCCCGGCGTACAACGAGGCCAAGTGCATCGAGAACACCGTCCGTTCCCTGATGGCGAGCGAGCACCCCATCGAGGTGCTCGTCATCGACGACGGTTCCAGCGACGGCACCGCCCGCATCGTCGAGGCGATGGGCCTGCCCAACGTCCGGGTGGTCCGCCAGCTCAACGCGGGCAAGCCCGCCGCCCTCAACCGCGGCCTGGCCAACGCCCGGTACGACATCGTCGTGATGATGGACGGCGACACCGTCTTCGAACCGTCCACGGTCCGCGAACTGGTCCAGCCCTTCGGCGACCCGCGCGTGGGAGCCGTCGCCGGCAACGCCAAGGTCGGCAACCGGGACTCCCTCATCGGCGCCTGGCAGCACATCGAGTACGTGATGGGCTTCAACCTCGACCGCCGCATGTACGACATCCTGCGCTGCATGCCCACGATCCCGGGCGCGGTGGGGGCCTTCCGCCGGTCCGCCCTGGAACGCGTCGGCGGCATGAGCGACGACACGCTCGCCGAGGACACCGACATCACCATGGCCATGCACCGGGACGGCTGGCGCGTGGTCTACGCCGAGAAGGCGCGCGCCTGGACGGAGGCACCGGAGTCGGTCCAGCAGCTCTGGTCGCAGCGCTACCGGTGGTCGTACGGCACCATGCAGGCGATCTGGAAGCACCGGCGCGCGCTGGTCGAGCGGGGGCCGTCGGGCCGCTTCGGCCGCGTGGGTCTCCCGCTGGTCTCGCTGTTCATGGTCGTGGCCCCCTTGCTGGCCCCCCTGATCGACGTGTTCCTGCTCTACGGCGTCGTCTTCGGCCCGACCCAGAAGACCATCGTGGCCTGGCTGGGCGTCCTCGCGATCCAGTTGGTCTGCGCCGCCTACGCGTTCCGCCTCGACCGGGAACGCATGACCCACCTGATCTCGCTGCCGTTGCAGCAGATCCTGTACCGCCAGCTCATGTACGTCGTGCTGCTCCAGTCCTGGATCACGGCCCTCACCGGCGGCCGCCTGCGCTGGCAGAAGCTGCGCCGCACGGGGGTCGTGGAGGCGCCGGGCGGACCGGTGCCGAGGCAGCGGGCGCGCAGTGAGAGTGACGAGCGGAGGCCGGTGGGATGA